The Bremerella cremea sequence CAGCGATATCGACTTGATCCGTTGATGGGCATTGTTTACTTGTTTTCGGCCTGCCTTGGCTGCACGCTGCTGGGAATTTACATTACCTTCACGCCGGTGACGGTTTGCCCAGCGTTTGCGAATCCCGCAGATCGGGTTGGAATTCTGACCGCGCTTTACAAGGCCGGCTTTACGCCAAGTATCGATCAGCAGTTAGGCGGGCTGCTGATGTGGGTTCCTCCTTGTTCGCTTTATATTTTGGTGATTATCAGCGTCATGTGTCGCTGGTATACCCATGCGGAAACCTCCTCCGATCATCAACCTTCGCCCACTAGTGAGTTACCGAAGGCAACCGCATGAACGACAGCGAAAAACAAGTAACCGCCGACAACGAAACGCCGGCAACCACGGTCGAGGAAGCAGCACCGCCCCGCCCAACCTATGCCCCTGCCGGGATGGCCCTGGGTATCATGATGCTGCTGTGGGGCGTGACTACCATGTGGATCATGTCGATCGCAGGTCTGGGAGTGATGATCTGGTCGCTGTGGACCTGGATGAACGAGATCCGGTTAGAAAGTTGAAAGGGAAGCATTCGTGAGTGAAAGTGCAGACTCGCCGGAAGCGAGTGCCGAAGATAATCGCCGTAGTTTTCTCGCCCGTCTGAGCGTGATCGTTTCGTCGGTAATCGGAGCTGCGATTACCCTACCTGGCATCGGCTTCGTACTGGCTCCGGTTTTCAAGCGTGAACCAGGTAAGTGGCAACGGCTGGGCAAGGTCGATTCGTACGACGTCGGCAAAACGGTCAGCGTCGAGTTCAAGAACGCCTCGGTCCGCGAGTGGGCAGGCGTTACGGCGTTAACCGGCGCTTGGCTGCGACGTGTTTCCCAAGAAGAATTTATCGCTTTCTCGATCAACTGCCGCCATCTTGGTTGCCCGGTCAATTGGATCGAAGACGCATCGCTGTTTATGTGTCCTTGTCATGGCGGTGTCTACTATTCCGATGGCGACGTCGCCGCTGGCCCCCCTCCCGAACCGTTGGCTCGCTACCAAGTACGGGTCCGCAAAGGCTTCGTCGAGATCGAGACTTCTCCTGTTCCTTTGACCACCAACGATCAGGTTTAATGATGATCGCTCAGATCTGGAAATGGATCGACGATCGGAGCGGATACTCCGACGTGGTCAAACCGATGCTAGAACATATCGTCCCGAGCGATGCTCGCTGGTGGTATGTCTTTGGCAGTGCAACCTTGTGCGCGTTCATCGTGCAGGTTCTCAGTGGTATTGCCCTGGCCATGGTCTATGTGCCTGGCGGCGACGCGGCTTACGAAAGCCTGAAGTACATCACCAACGACGCGACGATGGGCTACATGGTGCGGGGCATGCACTACTATGGCGCTACGGCCATGGTCATGCTGGCCGTAATCCACATGACCCAGGTCTTTTTGCATGCGTCGTATAAGTACCCGCGCGAAATGAACTGGATGAGCGGGGTGGTACTGCTTTTTGTCGTCCTTGGGATGGCTTTTACTGGGCAGCTTTTACGCTGGGATGCCAACGGGGTTTGGTCCGTGATGGTCGCCTCGGAAATGGCTGGTCGTGTTCCTTTTATTGGGGCGTATATCGCGCATTTCCTGCTTGGCGGAGAGACGGTCGGAGGTTCGACGCTGAGCCGTTTCTTTGCGATTCACGTCTTCATTCTGCCAGGCTTGATCTTCGCGGGGATTGGTCTCCACATGTGGCTGATCTTGCGGCATGGTATTTCAGAAATGCCCAAGGTCGATCAACCGGTCGATCCGGAAACTTACAAAGAGAAGTACGAAGCCCGCCTCGAAAAGACAGGCGTTCCCTTCTGGCCGGTTGCCATGTGGCGAGATGTGCTTTTCTCGGCGGCGATGGTGGCCGTAATCTTGTTTTGCTCGCTCTTTCTTGGCCCACCAACGCTGGGGCCTCCGCCTGACCCGGCTTATATCCATGCCAACCCGATGCCGGACTGGTACTTCTGGTGGTACTTTGCCGTGCTTTCGATGTTGCCCCCAGAACTAGAAACCTATGTGATTCTGGGAATGCCAGTGTTGGGCTTGGTGATTCTGTTTATCTTGCCGCTGTTATCCAATCGCGGACACCGTGTTCCCTCGAAACGTCCTTGGGCGGTGGGCACGGTCATCTTCGGAGCCACTGCGTTCGTGGTGCTGACGATCTATGGGTATCGCAAACCCTGGTCGCCAGACTTTGCGGTGAAACCTTTACCGGCGAACTTGGTCAACAGCAACGATCCGCACATCCAGAAAGGTGCGCAGTTGGTGCATGATAAGGGCTGCTTGTATTGCCACAACATTGATGGCCACGGAGGATTTCGTGGCCCAGTGTTGACCTATATAGGCGACCGTTTGGATCGAGGAGAACTGGTCATCCGGATCACCAACGGTGGCTACAACATGCCCTCCTTCGCCGCATCGTTATCGGCGGAAGAGATGCAGGAGATCGTCGACTTCCTGCTTACTCGCACCGAACCGAAACCGGTCGATGCGAAGTAACAGGGCTGGCAACATCAAACGCAGACAACCACCACCTATGCAGATTGCTTGATCTGCTGCAGAGCAGCGGCGATTTGCTCTTGGATGGCTGCGTCCGGTTCGGAAAGCAGCGGCGAAATCGGACCGGTTTGGGCAATGCCAGCCAGTTGGGTGGCGCGGTGTAGAATGCTTATCGGTCCCAAGTTGTCGCGTAAGCGCTCTAGCGGAATAAACCGTTCCCGAATCGCTTCTGCCTGGTCCCAGTTACCGGCCTGAATCGCTTGTAGCAAATCGGTGGAAAGCTGAGGGAACACGCAGCCACAGCCGGTCGTGAAACCACCCAGGCCAAAATGCCGCATGTGTACGATTGCCGGTTGATCGCCTAGCCCGCTCAAAATCAGGCTCGGGTCGATCTTCTCGGTCAGCGCTTTGAGGTAGTCGTCCTGCATGTAATCTTCACGCACAACGGCATACTTAATTGCCGAGATCATTCCATCGTTGACCAGCGCGGTGGCATCGTCCACGGTTACCACGCCGCCAAACTTCAAATACAGCACAACCGGCTTGCCAAGTCGCTTGACCAGGTTTCGTACCCCAGTGCAAAAACCTGCCGAGGTGACAATGTCGCGTTGGGGCAAAACCATCGCGGTTGGAAACGCGAAGTCTTTTAAAATCTCGGCTTGATCGAGCATCGTTCCATAAGCCGGACCAATTGCCGGAATCACCAACGAGGTGTCTGCCGCGAGTTCGCTGATCATCTCCAACGCCGTACGATATTCGGCCAGCGTCAGATGATAAAAGATTGCGTTGCCACCATAGAGAAGTGTCGAGATGCCTCCCTGCTCGATGTGACGAATAAGCTTCGCATTCTCTGCTTTATCGAGTGAACCGTCCGCAGCGCGTGCCAGCGAAGGCACCGCCCACACAGAACGAGAAATGGTTGCCGCCGATAATGGTTCCGTATCCATAGCCAATGAAGGTCCCTTGGTGAAAGCAATCTCAGTAAATATCAGGGTCTGGCGTCTGTGCGCCATGATGGAGAAAGTCAAAGTCACAACCGGCGTCGGCCTGGGTGACATGCTTAAGGAACATCGCACCATAGCCACGCTGATAGCGCGCCGGAGGAGGTGTCCAAGCCGCTTTTCGCTGAGCCAGTTCGTTTTCGTCGACTAGCAAACGCAAGCTGCGCTGCTCGACGTTCAGTTCGATTAAGTCGCCAGTTTGCACCAAGGCCAACGGCCCGCCGACTGCCGCTTCAGGAGCCACGTGCAAGATGCATGTTCCGTAGCTGGTACCGCTCATACGAGCATCCGAAATTCGGACCAGGTCGCGTACCCCTTGTTTGAGCAAATGATCAGGAATGGGCAACATCCCCCACTCAGGAAAGCCAGGTCCACCTTGGGGGCCTGCGTTCCGCAAGATCAACACGCTATCGGCGGTGATTCCTGCGTCCGGGTCGTTGAGTTTCGCTTTAAGATCGCCGTAGTTGTCAAACACGACCGCAGGGCCGGTATGATTCAACAGCCGAGGTGAGGCTGCGGTTGGCTTTACGACACATCCTGCCGGAGCCAGATTGCCACGCAAAACAAACGTGCCGCCACTTTCAGAAATCGGATTGTCGACCGAGCGGATAATGTCCGTATCAATCACTTCAGCTCCGGCGATGTTGTCGCCAATCGTACAGCCGTTGACCGTGCGGCACGATCGATCGATGTGCGTGCCTAACTGTTCCAACAGTGCCCTCAAGCCGCCTGCATCGAAGAAGTCTTCCATCAAAAACTTCCCGGCTGGACGCACGTTGGCCAAGACTGGGGTCGTTCTCGATAATTCGTCGAACCGTTCCAGCGTCAAAGGAATTCCGGCTCTTCGTGCCATAGCGATAATATGCACAATCGCATTCGTCGAGCCTCCGATTGCCATGCTGGTGACAATTGCGTTGTCGAAAGAAGCTTCGGTTAAGATGTCGGCAGGGCGTAAGTTCTCTTTCGCCATCTCAACGGCTCGTCGGCCGGATGCCACGGCCAAGCGGGCATGTTCGGAGATAACCGCTGGTACTGAAGATGCCCCTGGCAAGGTCATTCCCATCGACTCGGCAATTGCTGCCATGGTCGATGCCGTTCCCATCGTCATGCAGGTACCTGCCGAGCGGGCGATGCAATTCTCGATCTCGCCCCAAGATTCATCGCACAGGTTACCGGCGCGGCGTTCGTCCCAATATTTCCAGGCATCGCTGCCACTTCCTAGTGTTTGATCTTTCCACCGCGCCTTCAACATCGGGCCGGCAGGTAGAAAGATAGCAGGACGATTGGCCGAGATCGCTCCCATGATCATCGCCGGGACCGTCTTATCGCAGCCCCCCATCAACACAGCGGCGTCGATCGGGTGACAGCGTAAAACCTCCTCCGTCTCCATCGCCAGTAAATTGCGATAGAGCATCGTCGTAGGCTTCATCATCATCTCGCCGAGCGACATCACCGGGATCTCAACCGGAAAACCGCCCATCTGCCAGATACCCCGCTTAACCTCTTTCACACGCTCAGGAAAGTGCGAATGGCAGGTGTTCAGGTCGCTCCACGTATTTAAGATCGCGATGACAGGCTTACCACGAAAATCTTGATCGTCGTACCCCATTCCTTTCAACCGCGAGCGATGCCCAAAACCGCGCAGGCTATCGGGATCGAACCAGCGGCTACTTGGTAATTCGGGATTCTGTGACGGTTCAGAAGTCATGAGCAACCAGAAGGATGGGGGGGGAAGGCAAGCAGGAAGGACCATGGCTCATCGATCATCATGATGAAACCATGGGAAGAAACATAGCAAAAACTACGGTAGCCAGGAACGACACAAAGCCCATGATGGTCAGCAATACCGAAAACGTCTGCAATGTCTCTCGTTCCGTAAAACCACTCATGCGGCTAATCACCCAAAACCCGCTATCGTTCATCCATGGCAGCGGTTTCGACCCACAACCGATCGCCAATGCCAGATAAACCGGATGAAATGGGAGGCCGATCTGATTGGCTACCGGAACAACAATTCCGATCGCGGTAATCATGGCCACCGTGGCCGATCCCTGAATCACACGAATGATCATGGTGATCAAGAACGCCGTCACCAATAGGCCGATTCCACCGGCAGAGGCAGGCAAAGCATGCGCGATGGTCGTGCCGATATTTGTCTGGCGAATCATCTCGCCAAAGGCCCCGCCAGCACAAGTGATCAGTACGACAACCCCTCCGTCAGCCAACGCTTTCTGCACCGACTTCCCTAGCCCAACCCAAGTCATGCCTGGCTTGCCCACCAACGTGAGCATGGCAAGGACGGCCCCTAAGGAAAGGGCGATATTCTTGTCTCCCAGAAATGAGATTACCATGTCCACAATCCCAATTTCACCCCCTGCATTTCCCTGGGTGACGGCCTCATAAACCGTTTTCATCGCCAGCAGGACAATCGGTACGAAGACCGGTAATATCGAAATAACAAAGCTGGGGAGTTTGTCTTGGTCCGACCATTCACTGGGTGTTCCCTCGGCTAGGCTGGATACACGCAAGGGAATCGTCCAGGTGCGGTTCGCCCACAACATATAAAAATAGCCAGCGACGACACCCCAAAAGCCAACCGCAATACCGCCAAGCACCATCTGGCCAATTTCAACGTTCAATTCTGTGGCAACAAACAACGGACCTGGGGTGGGTGGCACCAGCGAATGGGCCAGCGTTCCGCCAACGATAATCGCCATCACGTATTTCAAATAGTCGCGACCGGTTCGCTTGGCCATCGCTTGCGCCAGGGGCAGCATCAAAAAGAAGACCGTGTCAAAAAAGACCGGAATGGCCAGCACAAAGCTGCTGATCACAAACGCCAGCGTGGTCCAGCGCTCCCCCATTGCCCGACGAATACTCAGCACGATCCGCTCGGCAGAACCGCTCGCGAGCAGGCATTGGCCAATGATCGAGGCCATGGCGATTAGAATGCCGATCTTCTCGAACGTCTTCCCCAAAGCACTCGCCACGCGATTGATCGCACTGCTGCTGGCTTGCTTCTGTGCTTGATCGTATTTGGTCTGGGCTACCAGCCACGAATTTTCAACATCCAGATCGCTTGGCAAGGACTCGCCCAGTATCGCCACCGATCCATCCTCGGTTTTGTCGAAGCGTTCCACCCAAATCAGCATTGGCCCCAAGTTCTGCTTGGTGGCGTCGGTCGCATCCAGCAGGAAGTAAGCCCCTGGCTTCGTTCCCAAGTCTTTTCCCACTTCCGCCAAACTCAGCCGATCGCCAACGGCGGCAGCAACCGAGGCGGTACTGTGCTGCAACGTGCTATCCGAAATCGCTTCTGGCAAAGTGGCAGCGGCCACGACTAAGGCGCCAAAGAACAGCGCCAGAAAGGCATGCAAGCGGAGAAAAAGGACACCGCACAGGACGATCAGCATGCCCAATAAAATTGCGATCATCTTGAGGAAGGCCTATTCAGTTCAAAGAGGGATGGGGCGAGCAATCAGGTGGGAAATTGCCGAGAGAACGTCTTGGCGACCTTCAGAAAAGGGGCGCGTCACCATCGTTCAGAAAAGGAAGCAAACACTGATAGTGACGAGCTAGACTCAGCAATCGCCTTCTAAGGGTAGCAGAAGCCACCACGACAAGCAATCGGCAAGCACTTTACGCCAGCCACTGGTCGAGATGTTCCGCCACAAACGGGTCGTCATTCAAATGAGGATAAGTGGCTCGTACACGATCGATTTCCTCTTGCTGCCCTGGCGAAAGCTGTTCGCGAGGGTCGAGGAAGATCAAATTCTGTAGCAGCCCCTGTTCTTTCAGAACGTAATGAATTCCCGCGATGCAGCCAGCAAACTGATTGCGGACGTCAAACAACGCTGCATTGCACTCCGTAACCTGAGCCGCAAGCTGTAAGAGTTGGGGATACAAAGCTGCGTTGTCTCGCGCAGCGTGGCATTGACGAAGTTGCTCGACCGCTTTTTGGGTCCAACAGGCCCAATGCCCTAGTAGCCCTCCCACGATGCGCAGGGGAATTGTCTTCGCTTTGCTGGCGATTTCAAAAGGGGTAAGCAGATCGCAAATGATGTTGTCGTCGTTGCCGGTGTAAAGCGCGATTTCGTCTGCTCGTCCCGAATCGGCAACCCCGCGCAACACATCCAACGTTTGGTAGCGGTTGAACGGGGCCATTTTGATACCGACCAAATTCGGAATCTCTGCCAGGCGTCGCCAGAACCCCTGCGACAATTCGCGCCCACCAACCGCCGTTTGCATATAGAACCCGAAAATCGGTATTACGTCGGCGATGGCTGCACAATGGGCAATCAACTGGTCATCGTTTGCCTGCGGTAGTGCGGCCAGTGAAATCATTCCGACATGGTACCCCAAATCTCGAGCCAATTTGGCTTCCGCCATCGCCTGAGCCGTTTCGCCGCATAGACCAGAAATGAGAACCGTCTTGCTTGCCGTTCGCTCGTCATGCTCTTGGGCAGTTATCGCGGCCAGCTCAAGCATGGGCTGAAACAAGCCATGTTCCGGTCGACGAATTGCGAACTGCGAGGTATGCGAGCCAACCGCCAAACCCTTGGCGCCTGCGGCTAGATAATATCGCGAAAGAGCTCGTTGCCTTCGTTCGTCCAGTTTGCGGTTGACGGTCAGGGCTAACGGGTGGGCGGGAATCACGATGCCAGAACGAAGCGTCTGGTGAACCCAAGCCGGAGGAAGGAAGCGGGCATCGCAAGGTGTCGCCTCGGTTGTCGCAGGTGGATTCGCTTGGCTTTCTGGCGAGTTAGAACTTCCCATCGCGCACCTCGAAATGGGTGGGCTTATTCAATAGGCGACCCTTTTGGCGCAACCAATCGGCAGTCCAGCGAATCATGGTTTCGGTCGATATCTGCGGAGCACCAAGGAGATCACAGCACTTAGCTGAATTGCTTAGCAGGGCGGACTCGGTCTCTTCCCCGGTGAACTGAACCGGACGTTCCAGCAAACGTGCGAACTCGTTGGCGATTGCTCGCACCGATAGCGTTTCCTGACCGGTCAAATTCAGCAAACAGTGTGGGCTCTCGGCGGTACCTAGCGCGCGAATAATTGCATCGTTCGCATCCCCTTGCCAAATGCAATTCAAGTAGCCGTTACGCAAGTCAACCGGTTCGCCAGAGAACACGCGCAGACCGATATCGGTCAAAACGCCGTACCGCAAATCGACCGCATAGTTCAGCCGCATCAGGGTTACCGGCGTTCCGTTGCAGGTAGAGAAATATTGAAACACCCGCTCGCGTCCCAAGGCCGCATTGGCGTACTCGCCGACAGGACCGATTGGCCCATCTTCGGTTGCTCCGCCGGAGGCGACCGGGACAAATGGATACACGTTGCCAGTCGAAAGAGCCACGAACCGTGAACCAGCAAACCGCTGCATCACCTGGCTGCTGGCAACGGTATTAATTGCCCATGTAAAGGCAGGATTTTGGCTGGTCCCAAACTTGGTGCCGACCATATACAGCACGTTCGCGGCATCGGGAATCGCTTCCACCGCGTTCCGATCAAGCAAGTCTGCCGCATGTGTTACGACGCCACGATCGTCAAGCCACTGCCGCGATGTTGTGTCGGAAAAGCGGCTGACGGCGATGACCGACGCCGGGCTTCCTGCCGCGTCGATGGCACGTTTGGCTCGCACGGCCAACGAAGGCCCCATCTTTCCCCCTGCCCCGAGAACGAGAAGATCGCCCGATAGCGTACGAACAAATTCAATTAGTTCGCTGCTAGGCGTCGTCAGCCAATCGTCCAGTTGCTGCTCGTCGGCAATGGTCTGGGGAATCTGTGGGAAGGATGACATCGAAACAGAACTCCCTGAAGAAGATACGCTTGGCTGAAAAAGGGATGAATCGGCGAAACGTCAGGCAAACAAAATTCCCAGTGAACCCAACACGGCGTAAGCAATAAAAAGACCATACAGCCCACACAGGATAAGCGACTTGCGGAAGGTCAATTGGCGATTGTGCCACATGATTGCCAAGGTGATGCCGGTAAGCACAAACAAACTAATGCGTAGCCCAACCAGCCCGGCAATCGGTTCACCATCTTGGGTCAACATAACGGGGCCCCAGCCTACCAAGTACGAATTGACAAGCAACGGCACCGAAAGGCAAATGCAGATGTCGAAGATATTCGAGCCAAACGCATTGGATACCGCCCCTGAATCATCACCACGCATGGCCGATCCGATCGAAAGGAAGGTATCCGGCACACTTGAAGCAGCCGCCGCCAAAATCACAGCCACAAAAAATGTTGGCACACCCAGCGTGTGAGCCGTCTCACGGGTTACGTCCACCAGAAAGTAACAAGCTCCGGCGGCAACGGCGGTGCTCGTTACGAGAATCAAGCACGCTGTAATTCCATTCAAAGGGATTTCGACGAACCCGAACAATGCTCCAGCACCTTCCGGGACTTCCTCGACCTCTTCGTCTCCTTCGACTTGCCCCGATTTAATTTCATCGCGGATCTTATCCACTAGCAACGGATGAACCTTGTGGTCCTCTTTCAATAAGTCCGAGACAACCGTCGCCGTCGCAGTTTCCAGACCGTGAGAGTTGAAATAATGGGCGAGATATTTAACCCGGCGACGGTAGATCATCGTATCTCGGTAGAGCTGGCCGATGTAAATAAAGTACATGCCAATCAACACTAAACCCATCCACCAATACATCACATTTTGATACAGGAACACGAGCAGCGCCATTTCGCAGATCAAAAACCATACTCCGTCGCGTGCCAACACTTCGTCTTCGACATCGATGGTAGGCCGTGATCTACGGTAGTAGGCAATCGTCATGGTCACGATCGCCGGAATCAGAATCATGTTATAGACGGCACTTCCGGCGCACGTGGCAATGGTGGCGCCAAATCCTTCCGCGCCAGCTGCTTCCACGGCGGCGACGTTGCTCATATCGACCGAGGCAATCGCCAGGACCACGAAGAAGATGCCGCTGAACAATTCCGGCAAGCTGCTGGCTATCGCGTCGAGCGTGGCTCCACGGACCGAGCCGGGGATTCCCAGGGTCGTACCGACCCACTGAGCGGCGTCGGCAAAGGGATCGCAGGCCTGCCAGATGACAATCGAGATCACGACGACCGCCAAGAGCAAAAAGGGCAGTTCCCAGTGGACGAGCCAAAAAAGAACCAGTAAGGCGGTCGCGATAAGCGCTACGGCTACTCCGTACCAATCCCCTCCTTCGCCGTCTCCTTTTTCCACCACCACGTTCTCAGCCATTTTGTTGTCATTTCATGAGATAGAAATAGAAAGCGACAGGTTTTATTGCTGTCTGCACACGGATACCAACATGGCGGCTAGTCGATTTGCCACGTATTTCGAGGCCTCCGCGGATCGCCCGACGGGATTGCCTCTGCAGCAGTCCATCGGTCAACGCGAGGACAGTATAGGAGCGGACAAATGCCCCAGCAAGTGAGTTAAGAACTTACCACGCTTGTTGAAAGCAGGTCTTCGATATTCTCGATTCGAAAGACCGATACCGCGTGCTTTTGCATCAGGAGCGACCCTAACACAAACGCCGGCTGCGAAGGAGCCGGCGAGATGGAAAGCCTTTGCACACCATGGTGCCTAAGGCGACTACGCATCGGGTAGTTGAGCGTTGTGATAAACGTGCTGCACGTCTTCACAATCGTGGAGCATATCGAGAAACTTCTCGAATGCCTCAGCATCGTCACCAGTTAGTTCGGTGTTCGACTGAGGGACGAACGCGATTTCCTGGGCATCGAATTCGGTATCTGGATTGAGTTCCAGCAGGGCCTGTTTGGCTTTGAAAAAGTCGCTGGATGCTGCGAAAACGGTCAGTTGGCCATCTTCTTCTTCAACGTCGTCCACGTTGACGTCTGCTTCAAGCATGGCTTCCAGGATTTGATCTGGGTCGTGATCGCCTTGCTTGAACGAGAAAACCGCCAGGTGATCGAACAGGTGACCAACCGAGCCGGCCATGCCCAGCTTCGCGCCGCTTTTATTAAAACAGTTGCGTACGTCGGTAATGGTTCGATTGGGATTATCTGTCAGGCAATCGACGATTACGGAAGTTCCACCAGGGCCGAAGCCTTCATAGCGAGATTCGGAGTAGTCCTCGCCCCCTGTCCCTTTGGCCTTTTCAATCGCTTTTTCGATAACGTGGGCCGGCACCTGTTCTCGCTTGGCTTTTTCCATCATGCTCTTCAGCCCCGGATTTACCTCCGGATCAGGCACGCCGTTTTTCGCGGCCACGTACAGCATTTTGCCGTACTTCGAGTAGAGCTTAGATTTCTGAGCCGCCGTCTTGGCGATCGAATGCTTCCGGTTTTCGAAACTTCTTCCCATGCGAGTGATCTACTGGTTGTTTCAAGGGTGATGAAGGACTTTGTGCACAAGTAAAGATATACGAGTTCTGGATTTAGAGCAATTCCGATAGCCCACCCCAACGTACTTTTCGATTCGTGTCGTTCTCAGAAAACACGAATCGAAAAGTCACTCGCATAAGCCCGGTGGCAATACAAACAGCACACGATTCCCACCTGACAATCACCCCATCAAACGCTGCAACTCATTTCACCAAAACAGGTTACAACGGATCGCACCTTCGTCTGGGGCAGTCGATTCCTCAGACTGCCCCAGGCCATCGCGGTCGCGAGTTAGTCGAACATGATCGACCGCATCAATAGATGAAAAGAAGCGTGGGTCCAGCCTCGGTAGTAGGGACGGAAACCAAACAAATGGATCGTTCCTTCCCCCTGTTTGACTTTGGCCCAGGCAATTTGCCCTTCAATAACTTCCGGCCGTGCCATCGTGCCCGAGAGCAAAACACGTCGCGGAGCATACGTCAGCAGCGTTTCGACTTCACACTTAGCATCGTTCCGCTGCTCGCTTTCTTTGGCCGTAGCCGCTCGCCAGGCCTTCGAGTGTGCAAACATGAAAGGAACGGTATCGGGAAGCCCAGCAGTCAGCTCGTTATCGTGAATCTCGCCACGGACAACACTACCACTACAGCTAAAGTCCTTATTTTCCTTTTCCGAAGTTACATCCACCAACGGAATCCGCAGCAGATCGATCACCCACGGGCAAGCACTGTCCATCACAATCAGCTTGCCCCCATCGCGAACGAACTCTTCAATTGCCATCGCACCATCCACCTCGAGCCCGCCTGCAAGATTGCCTTGCACGGAACCTTCGCTCCGACCGTTCTCGACGCGCGACGCCGAAATGTCTGGGATTATGATCACATCGAAATCGTCTTTCAGCTTGCCGGCTTTAACCATCGAGTTGCGAACTCGTTTGTACGGCATCTCAAGATAATCCAACGTCCAGCGCAGCCATCCTTCGTCCATGCTGGCCGCCCAAGGGGCGTAAACACCTACGCGTGGAAGTGAGTTAGGTTGTTGCCCGTTGCTGGCGACCGGCTCTTCCGTGGCAGCGTTCTCCTGAACGGATGTCTGAAAGGCTTCCCCTTTGGCAAGTTGACGATTCAAACTCACCCATTGGCGACTATCGCGAAACTGACGGGGGTCGGTTGATTTGGTACTTGCGAATGCATCTGGGAGTTCTGGCGAGTCAAGCAGCTCGAGTTCGCCATCCAACTGCCGGACAACTTCCACCACGCGTAAACCAAACAAAGCCGATAGCGACCATCCCGAAACGTCGTAGGCGGTTTCGTCGGTGGGAAACTGCTTGTATTCAAACAGGTCGTTCACCAGATTCGAGTGCGGTTGTTCGCACGAAACAACGAGCGTTCCCGGGGCATAGCTTCGCTCGTCCGCCGTAATGGCCGACTTGCTTTGATGCACCTCGATGCCCAAGTGTTGTAGCAAATCGACCAACCGTTCCACCGCACCAATGTCTTCGTTATCGACCGTGATAAGCCAGGCTTTACGTTTGGAATCGGCATCGATCGTGGTCGCATTTCGGGCGGCAGTCATTTTGTTCTTCAGCCACAACTTCGGTTCGCGGCTGATCGTTCCGAACAAAGATTTAGCGAATGATAGTTCGTAGCGAATGATGTCGGCCTGTCGCCACCAACCACCTTGCCAAGGCGCGATAAACTGGTTCGAAGGACGGTACTCTTTCCGCCCTAGGGGATCGGAAAGTTGATATCGTTCAAAGTAAACAGGGGAAGCAAAATTGGCGGATGCCGCTTCGGTGAGAATCCCAATGATATTCTGTCGGGCCGGCACCGAACGATTCCCGC is a genomic window containing:
- a CDS encoding ubiquinol-cytochrome c reductase iron-sulfur subunit — translated: MSESADSPEASAEDNRRSFLARLSVIVSSVIGAAITLPGIGFVLAPVFKREPGKWQRLGKVDSYDVGKTVSVEFKNASVREWAGVTALTGAWLRRVSQEEFIAFSINCRHLGCPVNWIEDASLFMCPCHGGVYYSDGDVAAGPPPEPLARYQVRVRKGFVEIETSPVPLTTNDQV
- a CDS encoding cytochrome b N-terminal domain-containing protein, which produces MMIAQIWKWIDDRSGYSDVVKPMLEHIVPSDARWWYVFGSATLCAFIVQVLSGIALAMVYVPGGDAAYESLKYITNDATMGYMVRGMHYYGATAMVMLAVIHMTQVFLHASYKYPREMNWMSGVVLLFVVLGMAFTGQLLRWDANGVWSVMVASEMAGRVPFIGAYIAHFLLGGETVGGSTLSRFFAIHVFILPGLIFAGIGLHMWLILRHGISEMPKVDQPVDPETYKEKYEARLEKTGVPFWPVAMWRDVLFSAAMVAVILFCSLFLGPPTLGPPPDPAYIHANPMPDWYFWWYFAVLSMLPPELETYVILGMPVLGLVILFILPLLSNRGHRVPSKRPWAVGTVIFGATAFVVLTIYGYRKPWSPDFAVKPLPANLVNSNDPHIQKGAQLVHDKGCLYCHNIDGHGGFRGPVLTYIGDRLDRGELVIRITNGGYNMPSFAASLSAEEMQEIVDFLLTRTEPKPVDAK
- a CDS encoding dihydrodipicolinate synthase family protein — encoded protein: MDTEPLSAATISRSVWAVPSLARAADGSLDKAENAKLIRHIEQGGISTLLYGGNAIFYHLTLAEYRTALEMISELAADTSLVIPAIGPAYGTMLDQAEILKDFAFPTAMVLPQRDIVTSAGFCTGVRNLVKRLGKPVVLYLKFGGVVTVDDATALVNDGMISAIKYAVVREDYMQDDYLKALTEKIDPSLILSGLGDQPAIVHMRHFGLGGFTTGCGCVFPQLSTDLLQAIQAGNWDQAEAIRERFIPLERLRDNLGPISILHRATQLAGIAQTGPISPLLSEPDAAIQEQIAAALQQIKQSA
- the araD gene encoding L-arabinonate dehydratase, which encodes MTSEPSQNPELPSSRWFDPDSLRGFGHRSRLKGMGYDDQDFRGKPVIAILNTWSDLNTCHSHFPERVKEVKRGIWQMGGFPVEIPVMSLGEMMMKPTTMLYRNLLAMETEEVLRCHPIDAAVLMGGCDKTVPAMIMGAISANRPAIFLPAGPMLKARWKDQTLGSGSDAWKYWDERRAGNLCDESWGEIENCIARSAGTCMTMGTASTMAAIAESMGMTLPGASSVPAVISEHARLAVASGRRAVEMAKENLRPADILTEASFDNAIVTSMAIGGSTNAIVHIIAMARRAGIPLTLERFDELSRTTPVLANVRPAGKFLMEDFFDAGGLRALLEQLGTHIDRSCRTVNGCTIGDNIAGAEVIDTDIIRSVDNPISESGGTFVLRGNLAPAGCVVKPTAASPRLLNHTGPAVVFDNYGDLKAKLNDPDAGITADSVLILRNAGPQGGPGFPEWGMLPIPDHLLKQGVRDLVRISDARMSGTSYGTCILHVAPEAAVGGPLALVQTGDLIELNVEQRSLRLLVDENELAQRKAAWTPPPARYQRGYGAMFLKHVTQADAGCDFDFLHHGAQTPDPDIY
- a CDS encoding GntP family permease gives rise to the protein MIAILLGMLIVLCGVLFLRLHAFLALFFGALVVAAATLPEAISDSTLQHSTASVAAAVGDRLSLAEVGKDLGTKPGAYFLLDATDATKQNLGPMLIWVERFDKTEDGSVAILGESLPSDLDVENSWLVAQTKYDQAQKQASSSAINRVASALGKTFEKIGILIAMASIIGQCLLASGSAERIVLSIRRAMGERWTTLAFVISSFVLAIPVFFDTVFFLMLPLAQAMAKRTGRDYLKYVMAIIVGGTLAHSLVPPTPGPLFVATELNVEIGQMVLGGIAVGFWGVVAGYFYMLWANRTWTIPLRVSSLAEGTPSEWSDQDKLPSFVISILPVFVPIVLLAMKTVYEAVTQGNAGGEIGIVDMVISFLGDKNIALSLGAVLAMLTLVGKPGMTWVGLGKSVQKALADGGVVVLITCAGGAFGEMIRQTNIGTTIAHALPASAGGIGLLVTAFLITMIIRVIQGSATVAMITAIGIVVPVANQIGLPFHPVYLALAIGCGSKPLPWMNDSGFWVISRMSGFTERETLQTFSVLLTIMGFVSFLATVVFAMFLPMVSS